Sequence from the Methanobrevibacter oralis genome:
ATTGCGAATTATATTTTTCATTATTCTCCAAAGCTGTTCTATGGGATTTAAGTGTGGAGAATAAGGTGGGAGATTAATTAACTCAATATTAAGAATTTTAGCTATTTTTTTAATAAATGCAGAT
This genomic interval carries:
- a CDS encoding transposase, whose product is SAFIKKIAKILNIELINLPPYSPHLNPIEQLWRIMKNIIRNENLKSREHLKELVKKTFNENIEKNNITIHWCETFISKV